The Phycisphaerae bacterium genome has a segment encoding these proteins:
- a CDS encoding endo-1,4-beta-xylanase: MAVKHYWLYLVFIAVLGWSPCYGDWESDANARIEQIRKRNAEITVVDSLGAPVPGINVQIEQIGHRFAFGTCITNTKMTDASYKDFILDHFEWAVCENETKWPDNEPSRDSETYTYADNIYQWANSNGLNFRGHCLFWEQPSKVQDWVQLLGYATYPTPSDLLGEVDERIDSAVNKYKNKFRHWDVDNEMLTDSFYDRLGEGGRVHMYERAKLRDPNCLMFMNEYNGNSFGGYNSTPYAARATSLIGMGAPIDALGIQGHLGANLTFDPALYYSDVLQPLAALDLPIWATEFDARHTDENISADNIENYFRICFSHPSVEGIIMWGFLEGSMWRADAYLVDASWNLTVRGERYEDLMDEWTTNDSDTTDASGKVSFRGFHGTYQITLSKTGQPTEIYTIELEPGQTPAQFVLKRYASDVGILGSWVSGTSHTKESGTNRALVFIAHARHNSTSATSLNSVTYGGRAMTKVVEKITSSASNPRIYTAAFILNDANIIAASNTTFVPTWSGTPTYTAYGSAFLQNVNQSSLTGATAGDEITTGYMLTTPMLATSAGDMVIDAATSSGTGAYTTNNAFTEALDFTFTSSRAVEGYKQANGASEIPSFTNLTSNTHQTAIGFVVKAPANEFILSNCGNVLAADYGLTSDISSDCHVNYADLKIIADHWLDTNCIEPGNCEGADFEPTDGIVDLFDFTDFAVQWMMCNDPTDPNCTPNW; the protein is encoded by the coding sequence ATGGCTGTTAAGCATTATTGGCTGTATTTAGTTTTTATTGCAGTCCTCGGCTGGTCGCCCTGTTACGGCGACTGGGAATCCGATGCAAATGCCAGAATTGAGCAGATACGCAAGAGGAACGCAGAGATTACGGTGGTCGACTCATTAGGTGCACCAGTACCCGGCATTAACGTGCAAATAGAGCAGATTGGACATCGCTTCGCATTCGGCACGTGCATCACCAACACGAAAATGACAGACGCCAGCTATAAGGATTTCATTCTGGACCATTTCGAGTGGGCGGTGTGCGAAAATGAGACAAAATGGCCTGACAATGAGCCATCGCGGGACAGCGAAACATATACATACGCAGATAATATCTACCAATGGGCTAACTCCAACGGACTCAATTTCCGGGGTCATTGTCTTTTCTGGGAACAGCCAAGTAAGGTGCAGGATTGGGTACAGCTTCTGGGATACGCAACATATCCGACTCCGAGCGACCTGCTTGGCGAAGTTGACGAGCGGATTGACAGCGCGGTAAACAAATACAAAAATAAATTCCGTCACTGGGACGTTGATAACGAAATGCTTACCGACTCATTCTACGACCGCCTCGGCGAGGGGGGAAGGGTCCATATGTATGAGCGGGCCAAGCTGAGAGACCCTAACTGCTTAATGTTTATGAACGAATATAACGGCAATTCATTCGGCGGCTATAACTCCACCCCTTATGCGGCCCGCGCCACCAGCCTGATTGGGATGGGAGCGCCGATAGATGCTCTCGGCATTCAGGGCCACTTAGGGGCAAATTTAACCTTTGACCCCGCATTATATTACAGTGATGTCCTCCAGCCGCTGGCGGCGCTGGACCTGCCTATATGGGCCACTGAATTCGACGCCAGGCACACCGACGAAAATATATCGGCCGACAATATCGAGAACTACTTCCGTATATGCTTCAGCCATCCTTCCGTTGAAGGCATAATAATGTGGGGCTTCTTGGAGGGTTCAATGTGGCGCGCCGACGCGTACCTTGTAGATGCTAGCTGGAACCTCACCGTAAGGGGCGAAAGATACGAGGACCTGATGGACGAATGGACAACAAATGACTCCGACACCACAGACGCATCAGGCAAGGTATCTTTCAGAGGATTTCACGGCACTTATCAGATAACGCTTTCCAAAACCGGCCAGCCCACCGAAATATACACAATAGAGCTGGAACCGGGCCAGACGCCTGCGCAATTCGTGCTCAAAAGATATGCTTCAGACGTCGGAATCCTCGGCTCATGGGTATCAGGCACAAGCCATACGAAAGAGTCAGGCACCAACCGCGCCCTGGTCTTTATTGCGCACGCCAGGCATAATTCCACTTCCGCTACAAGTTTGAACTCTGTAACTTATGGCGGAAGAGCGATGACGAAAGTCGTTGAAAAAATCACATCAAGCGCAAGCAATCCGCGAATATACACCGCGGCATTTATCCTTAACGATGCGAACATTATCGCCGCAAGCAATACTACCTTTGTACCCACGTGGAGCGGCACACCTACATATACTGCATACGGCAGTGCATTCCTTCAAAATGTAAATCAGTCATCTCTTACCGGAGCGACAGCCGGCGATGAAATAACAACCGGCTATATGCTGACAACTCCGATGCTCGCCACGAGCGCCGGAGATATGGTTATCGACGCTGCGACCTCCAGCGGTACAGGCGCATATACAACAAATAACGCTTTTACCGAAGCTCTCGATTTCACATTTACCAGCAGCCGTGCTGTGGAGGGTTATAAACAAGCGAATGGGGCCAGTGAAATACCAAGCTTCACAAATCTTACCAGCAACACCCACCAGACAGCCATCGGATTTGTGGTCAAGGCCCCGGCAAACGAGTTCATTCTTTCAAACTGCGGTAACGTCCTTGCCGCCGACTACGGCCTGACCTCGGACATAAGCAGCGATTGCCATGTCAATTATGCGGACCTCAAAATCATAGCCGACCACTGGCTGGATACCAATTGCATCGAGCCGGGCAACTGTGAAGGCGCAGATTTTGAGCCGACGGACGGCATAGTTGACCTGTTCGACTTCACCGACTTTGCCGTGCAGTGGATGATGTGCAACGACCCGACAGACCCGAACTGTACGCCGAACTGGTAG